The following coding sequences are from one Macaca mulatta isolate MMU2019108-1 chromosome 7, T2T-MMU8v2.0, whole genome shotgun sequence window:
- the CA12 gene encoding carbonic anhydrase 12 isoform X1 codes for MPRSSLHAAAVLLLVILKEQPSSPAPANGSKWTYLGPDGENSWSKKYPSCGGLLQSPIDLHSDILQYDASLMPLEFQGYNLSANEQFLLTNNGHSVKLNLPSDMHIQGLQSRYSATQLHLHWGNPNDPHGSEHTVSGQHFAAELHIVHYNSDLYPDASTASNKSEGLAVLAVLIEMGPFNPSYDKIFSHLQHVKYKGQEAFIPGFNIEELLPERTAEYYRYRGSLTTPPCNPTVLWTVFRNPVQISQEQLLALETALYCTHMDDPSPREMINNFRQVQKFDERLVYTSFSQVQAYTAAGLSLGIILSLALAGVLGICIVMAVSIWLFRRKSIKKGDNKGVIYKPAIKEETEAHA; via the exons GTCCTGATGGGGAGAACAGCTGGTCCAAGAAGTACCCGTCCTGTGGGGGCCTGCTGCAGTCCCCCATAGACCTGCACAGTGACATCCTCCAGTATGACGCCAGCCTCATGCCCCTCGAGTTCCAAGGCTACAATCTGTCTGCCAACGAGCAGTTTCTCCTGACCAACAATGGCCATTCAG TGAAGCTGAACCTGCCCTCGGACATGCACATCCAGGGCCTCCAGTCTCGCTACAGTGCCACACAGCTGCACCTGCACTGGGGGAACCCGAATGACCCGCACGGCTCTGAGCACACTGTCAGCGGACAGCACTTCGCCGCTGAG CTGCACATTGTCCATTATAACTCAGACCTTTATCCTGACGCCAGCACTGCTAGCAACAAGTCAGAAGGCCTCGCTGTCCTAGCTGTTCTCATTGAG ATGGGCCCCTTCAATCCGTCCTACGACAAGATCTTCAGTCACCTTCAACATGTAAAGTACAAAG GTCAGGAAGCATTCATTCCGGGATTCAACATTGAAGAGCTGCTTCCGGAGAGGACGGCTGAATATTACCGCTACCGGGGGTCCCTGACCACGCCCCCTTGCAACCCTACTGTGCTCTGGACAGTTTTCCGAAACCCCGTGCAGATTTCCCAGGAGCAG CTGCTGGCTTTGGAGACAGCCCTGTACTGCACACACATGGACGACCCTTCCCCCAGAGAAATGATCAACAATTTCCGGCAGGTCCAGAAGTTCGATGAGAGGCTGGTATACACCTCCTTCTCCCAAG TGCAAGCCTATACTGCGGCAGGACTGAGTCTGG gcatcatcctctcgcTGGCCCTGGCTGGCGTTCTTGGCATCTGTATTGTGATGGCAGTGTCCATTTGGCTTTTCAGAAGGAAGAG TATCAAGAAAGGTGATAACAAGGGAGTCATTTACAAGCCAGCCATCaaggaggagactgaggcccacGCTTGA